One genomic window of Piliocolobus tephrosceles isolate RC106 chromosome 19, ASM277652v3, whole genome shotgun sequence includes the following:
- the PATZ1 gene encoding POZ-, AT hook-, and zinc finger-containing protein 1 isoform X3 — MERVNDASCGPSGCYTYQVSRHSTEMLHNLNQQRKNGGRFCDVLLRVGDESFPAHRAVLAACSEYFESVFSAQLGDSGAADGGPADVGGATAAPGGGAGGSRELEMHTISSKVFGDILDFAYTSRIVVRLESFPELMTAAKFLLMRSVIEICQEVIKQSNVQILVPPARADIMLFRPPGTSDLGFPLDMTNGAALAANSNGIAGSMQPEEEAARAAGAAIAGQASLPVLPGVDRLPMVAGPLSPQLLTSPFPNVASSAPPLTGKRGRGRPRKANLLDSMFGSPGGLREAGILPCGLCGKVFTDANRLRQHEAQHGVTSLQLGYIDLPPPRLGENGLPISEDPDGPRKRSRTRKQVACEICGKIFRDVYHLNRHKLSHSGEKPYSCPVCGLRFKRKDRMSYHVRSHDGSVGKPYICQSCGKGFSRPDHLNGHIKQVHTSERPHKCQTCNASFATRDRLRSHLACHEDKVPCQVCGKYLRAAYMADHLKKHSEGPSNFCSICNRGLQAPGAHPEWGSSVPLRQDLWQQRRPEMLTSGSD; from the exons ATGGAGCGGGTGAACGACGCTTCCTGCGGCCCGTCTGGCTGCTACACATACCAGGTGAGCAGACACAGCACGGAGATGCTGCACAACCTGAACCAGCAGCGCAAAAACGGCGGGCGCTTCTGCGACGTGCTCCTGCGGGTAGGCGACGAGAGCTTTCCAGCGCACCGCGCCGTGCTGGCCGCCTGCAGCGAGTACTTTGAATCGGTGTTCAGCGCCCAGTTGGGCGACAGCGGAGCTGCGGACGGGGGTCCGGCTGATGTAGGTGGCGCGACGGCAGCCCCAGGCGGCGGGGCCGGGGGCAGCCGGGAGCTGGAGATGCACACTATCAGCTCCAAGGTATTTGGGGACATTCTGGACTTCGCCTACACTTCCCGCATCGTGGTGCGACTGGAGAGCTTTCCCGAACTCATGACGGCCGCCAAGTTCCTGCTGATGAGGTCGGTTATCGAGATCTGCCAGGAAGTCATCAAACAGTCCAACGTACAGATCCTGGTACCCCCTGCCCGCGCCGATATAATGCTCTTTCGCCCCCCTGGGACCTCGGACTTGGGCTTCCCTTTGGACATGACCAACGGGGCAGCCTTGGCAGCCAACAGCAATGGCATCGCGGGCAGCATGCAGCCAGAGGAGGAGGCAGCTCGGGCGGCTGGTGCAGCCATTGCAGGCCAAGCCTCCTTGCCTGTGTTACCTGGGGTGGACCGCTTGCCCATGGTGGCTGGACCCCTATCCCCACAACTGCTGACTTCCCCATTCCCCAATGTGGCATCCAGTGCCCCTCCCCTGACTGGCAAGCGAGGCCGGGGCCGCCCAAGGAAGGCCAACCTGCTGGACTCAATGTTTGGGTCCCCAGGGGGCCTAAGGGAGGCAGGCATCCTTCCATGCGGTCTGTGTGGGAAGGTGTTCACTGATGCCAACCGGCTCCGGCAGCATGAGGCCCAGCACGGTGTCACCAGCCTCCAGCTGGGCTACATCGACCTTCCTCCTCCGAGGCTGGGTGAGAATGGGCTACCCATCTCTGAAGACCCCGACGGCCCCCGAAAGAGGAGCCGGACCAGGAAGCAGGTGGCTTGTGAGATCTGCGGCAAGATCTTCCGTGATGTGTATCATCTCAACCGGCACAAGCTGTCCCACTCTGGGGAGAAGCCCTATTCGTGCCCCGTGTGTGGGCTGCGGTTCAAGAGAAAAGACCGCATGTCCTACCATGTGCGGTCCCATGATGGGTCCGTGGGCAAGCCTTACATCTGCCAGAGCTGTGGGAAAGGCTTCTCCAG GCCTGATCACTTGAACGGACATATCAAGCAGGTGCACACTTCTGAACGGCCTCACAAGTGTCAG ACTTGCAATGCTTCTTTTGCCACCCGAGACCGTCTGCGCTCCCACCTGGCCTGTCATGAAGACAAGGTGCCCTGCCAGGTGTGTGGGAAGTACTTGCGGGCAGCATACATGGCAGACCACCTGAAGAAGCACAGCGAGGGGCCCAGCAACTTCTGCAGTATCTGTAACCGAG gtcTCCAGGCACCAGGAGCCCATCCTGAATGGGGGAGCAGCGTTCCACTGCGCCAGGACCTATGGCAACAAAG aaggCCAGAAATGCTCACATCAGGATCCGATTGA
- the PATZ1 gene encoding POZ-, AT hook-, and zinc finger-containing protein 1 isoform X2 yields the protein MERVNDASCGPSGCYTYQVSRHSTEMLHNLNQQRKNGGRFCDVLLRVGDESFPAHRAVLAACSEYFESVFSAQLGDSGAADGGPADVGGATAAPGGGAGGSRELEMHTISSKVFGDILDFAYTSRIVVRLESFPELMTAAKFLLMRSVIEICQEVIKQSNVQILVPPARADIMLFRPPGTSDLGFPLDMTNGAALAANSNGIAGSMQPEEEAARAAGAAIAGQASLPVLPGVDRLPMVAGPLSPQLLTSPFPNVASSAPPLTGKRGRGRPRKANLLDSMFGSPGGLREAGILPCGLCGKVFTDANRLRQHEAQHGVTSLQLGYIDLPPPRLGENGLPISEDPDGPRKRSRTRKQVACEICGKIFRDVYHLNRHKLSHSGEKPYSCPVCGLRFKRKDRMSYHVRSHDGSVGKPYICQSCGKGFSRPDHLNGHIKQVHTSERPHKCQTCNASFATRDRLRSHLACHEDKVPCQVCGKYLRAAYMADHLKKHSEGPSNFCSICNREGQKCSHQDPIESSDSYGDLSDASDLKTPEKQSANGSFSCDMAVPKNKMESDGEKKYPCPECGSFFRSKSYLNKHIQKVHVRALGGPLGDLGPALGSPFSPQQNMSLLESFGFQIVQSAFASSLVDPEVDQQPMGPEGK from the exons ATGGAGCGGGTGAACGACGCTTCCTGCGGCCCGTCTGGCTGCTACACATACCAGGTGAGCAGACACAGCACGGAGATGCTGCACAACCTGAACCAGCAGCGCAAAAACGGCGGGCGCTTCTGCGACGTGCTCCTGCGGGTAGGCGACGAGAGCTTTCCAGCGCACCGCGCCGTGCTGGCCGCCTGCAGCGAGTACTTTGAATCGGTGTTCAGCGCCCAGTTGGGCGACAGCGGAGCTGCGGACGGGGGTCCGGCTGATGTAGGTGGCGCGACGGCAGCCCCAGGCGGCGGGGCCGGGGGCAGCCGGGAGCTGGAGATGCACACTATCAGCTCCAAGGTATTTGGGGACATTCTGGACTTCGCCTACACTTCCCGCATCGTGGTGCGACTGGAGAGCTTTCCCGAACTCATGACGGCCGCCAAGTTCCTGCTGATGAGGTCGGTTATCGAGATCTGCCAGGAAGTCATCAAACAGTCCAACGTACAGATCCTGGTACCCCCTGCCCGCGCCGATATAATGCTCTTTCGCCCCCCTGGGACCTCGGACTTGGGCTTCCCTTTGGACATGACCAACGGGGCAGCCTTGGCAGCCAACAGCAATGGCATCGCGGGCAGCATGCAGCCAGAGGAGGAGGCAGCTCGGGCGGCTGGTGCAGCCATTGCAGGCCAAGCCTCCTTGCCTGTGTTACCTGGGGTGGACCGCTTGCCCATGGTGGCTGGACCCCTATCCCCACAACTGCTGACTTCCCCATTCCCCAATGTGGCATCCAGTGCCCCTCCCCTGACTGGCAAGCGAGGCCGGGGCCGCCCAAGGAAGGCCAACCTGCTGGACTCAATGTTTGGGTCCCCAGGGGGCCTAAGGGAGGCAGGCATCCTTCCATGCGGTCTGTGTGGGAAGGTGTTCACTGATGCCAACCGGCTCCGGCAGCATGAGGCCCAGCACGGTGTCACCAGCCTCCAGCTGGGCTACATCGACCTTCCTCCTCCGAGGCTGGGTGAGAATGGGCTACCCATCTCTGAAGACCCCGACGGCCCCCGAAAGAGGAGCCGGACCAGGAAGCAGGTGGCTTGTGAGATCTGCGGCAAGATCTTCCGTGATGTGTATCATCTCAACCGGCACAAGCTGTCCCACTCTGGGGAGAAGCCCTATTCGTGCCCCGTGTGTGGGCTGCGGTTCAAGAGAAAAGACCGCATGTCCTACCATGTGCGGTCCCATGATGGGTCCGTGGGCAAGCCTTACATCTGCCAGAGCTGTGGGAAAGGCTTCTCCAG GCCTGATCACTTGAACGGACATATCAAGCAGGTGCACACTTCTGAACGGCCTCACAAGTGTCAG ACTTGCAATGCTTCTTTTGCCACCCGAGACCGTCTGCGCTCCCACCTGGCCTGTCATGAAGACAAGGTGCCCTGCCAGGTGTGTGGGAAGTACTTGCGGGCAGCATACATGGCAGACCACCTGAAGAAGCACAGCGAGGGGCCCAGCAACTTCTGCAGTATCTGTAACCGAG aaggCCAGAAATGCTCACATCAGGATCCGATTGAGAGCTCTGACTCCTATGGTGACCTCTCAGATGCCAGCGACCTGAAGACGCCGGAGAAGCAGAGTGCCAATGGCTCTTTCTCCTGCGACATGGCAGTTCCCAAAAACAAAATGGAGTCTGATGGGGAGAAGAAGTACCCATGCCCTGAATGTGGGAGCTTCTTCCGCTCTAAGTCCTACTTGAACAAACACATCCAGAAGGTGCATGTCCGGGCTCTTGGGGGCCCCCTGGGGGACCTGGGCCCTGCCCTTGGCTCACCTTTCTCTCCTCAGCAGAACATGTCTCTTCTCGAGTCCTTTGGGTTTCAGATTGTTCAGTCGGCATTTGCGTCATCTTTAGTAGATCCTGAGGTTGACCAGCAGCCCATGGGGCCTGAAGGGAAATGA
- the PATZ1 gene encoding POZ-, AT hook-, and zinc finger-containing protein 1 isoform X1, with protein sequence MERVNDASCGPSGCYTYQVSRHSTEMLHNLNQQRKNGGRFCDVLLRVGDESFPAHRAVLAACSEYFESVFSAQLGDSGAADGGPADVGGATAAPGGGAGGSRELEMHTISSKVFGDILDFAYTSRIVVRLESFPELMTAAKFLLMRSVIEICQEVIKQSNVQILVPPARADIMLFRPPGTSDLGFPLDMTNGAALAANSNGIAGSMQPEEEAARAAGAAIAGQASLPVLPGVDRLPMVAGPLSPQLLTSPFPNVASSAPPLTGKRGRGRPRKANLLDSMFGSPGGLREAGILPCGLCGKVFTDANRLRQHEAQHGVTSLQLGYIDLPPPRLGENGLPISEDPDGPRKRSRTRKQVACEICGKIFRDVYHLNRHKLSHSGEKPYSCPVCGLRFKRKDRMSYHVRSHDGSVGKPYICQSCGKGFSRPDHLNGHIKQVHTSERPHKCQTCNASFATRDRLRSHLACHEDKVPCQVCGKYLRAAYMADHLKKHSEGPSNFCSICNRGFSSASYLKVHVKTHHGVPLPQVSRHQEPILNGGAAFHCARTYGNKEGQKCSHQDPIESSDSYGDLSDASDLKTPEKQSANGSFSCDMAVPKNKMESDGEKKYPCPECGSFFRSKSYLNKHIQKVHVRALGGPLGDLGPALGSPFSPQQNMSLLESFGFQIVQSAFASSLVDPEVDQQPMGPEGK encoded by the exons ATGGAGCGGGTGAACGACGCTTCCTGCGGCCCGTCTGGCTGCTACACATACCAGGTGAGCAGACACAGCACGGAGATGCTGCACAACCTGAACCAGCAGCGCAAAAACGGCGGGCGCTTCTGCGACGTGCTCCTGCGGGTAGGCGACGAGAGCTTTCCAGCGCACCGCGCCGTGCTGGCCGCCTGCAGCGAGTACTTTGAATCGGTGTTCAGCGCCCAGTTGGGCGACAGCGGAGCTGCGGACGGGGGTCCGGCTGATGTAGGTGGCGCGACGGCAGCCCCAGGCGGCGGGGCCGGGGGCAGCCGGGAGCTGGAGATGCACACTATCAGCTCCAAGGTATTTGGGGACATTCTGGACTTCGCCTACACTTCCCGCATCGTGGTGCGACTGGAGAGCTTTCCCGAACTCATGACGGCCGCCAAGTTCCTGCTGATGAGGTCGGTTATCGAGATCTGCCAGGAAGTCATCAAACAGTCCAACGTACAGATCCTGGTACCCCCTGCCCGCGCCGATATAATGCTCTTTCGCCCCCCTGGGACCTCGGACTTGGGCTTCCCTTTGGACATGACCAACGGGGCAGCCTTGGCAGCCAACAGCAATGGCATCGCGGGCAGCATGCAGCCAGAGGAGGAGGCAGCTCGGGCGGCTGGTGCAGCCATTGCAGGCCAAGCCTCCTTGCCTGTGTTACCTGGGGTGGACCGCTTGCCCATGGTGGCTGGACCCCTATCCCCACAACTGCTGACTTCCCCATTCCCCAATGTGGCATCCAGTGCCCCTCCCCTGACTGGCAAGCGAGGCCGGGGCCGCCCAAGGAAGGCCAACCTGCTGGACTCAATGTTTGGGTCCCCAGGGGGCCTAAGGGAGGCAGGCATCCTTCCATGCGGTCTGTGTGGGAAGGTGTTCACTGATGCCAACCGGCTCCGGCAGCATGAGGCCCAGCACGGTGTCACCAGCCTCCAGCTGGGCTACATCGACCTTCCTCCTCCGAGGCTGGGTGAGAATGGGCTACCCATCTCTGAAGACCCCGACGGCCCCCGAAAGAGGAGCCGGACCAGGAAGCAGGTGGCTTGTGAGATCTGCGGCAAGATCTTCCGTGATGTGTATCATCTCAACCGGCACAAGCTGTCCCACTCTGGGGAGAAGCCCTATTCGTGCCCCGTGTGTGGGCTGCGGTTCAAGAGAAAAGACCGCATGTCCTACCATGTGCGGTCCCATGATGGGTCCGTGGGCAAGCCTTACATCTGCCAGAGCTGTGGGAAAGGCTTCTCCAG GCCTGATCACTTGAACGGACATATCAAGCAGGTGCACACTTCTGAACGGCCTCACAAGTGTCAG ACTTGCAATGCTTCTTTTGCCACCCGAGACCGTCTGCGCTCCCACCTGGCCTGTCATGAAGACAAGGTGCCCTGCCAGGTGTGTGGGAAGTACTTGCGGGCAGCATACATGGCAGACCACCTGAAGAAGCACAGCGAGGGGCCCAGCAACTTCTGCAGTATCTGTAACCGAG GTTTCTCCTCTGCCTCCTACTTAAAGGTCCATGTTAAAACCCACCACggtgttccccttccccaggtcTCCAGGCACCAGGAGCCCATCCTGAATGGGGGAGCAGCGTTCCACTGCGCCAGGACCTATGGCAACAAAG aaggCCAGAAATGCTCACATCAGGATCCGATTGAGAGCTCTGACTCCTATGGTGACCTCTCAGATGCCAGCGACCTGAAGACGCCGGAGAAGCAGAGTGCCAATGGCTCTTTCTCCTGCGACATGGCAGTTCCCAAAAACAAAATGGAGTCTGATGGGGAGAAGAAGTACCCATGCCCTGAATGTGGGAGCTTCTTCCGCTCTAAGTCCTACTTGAACAAACACATCCAGAAGGTGCATGTCCGGGCTCTTGGGGGCCCCCTGGGGGACCTGGGCCCTGCCCTTGGCTCACCTTTCTCTCCTCAGCAGAACATGTCTCTTCTCGAGTCCTTTGGGTTTCAGATTGTTCAGTCGGCATTTGCGTCATCTTTAGTAGATCCTGAGGTTGACCAGCAGCCCATGGGGCCTGAAGGGAAATGA
- the PATZ1 gene encoding POZ-, AT hook-, and zinc finger-containing protein 1 isoform X4 translates to MERVNDASCGPSGCYTYQVSRHSTEMLHNLNQQRKNGGRFCDVLLRVGDESFPAHRAVLAACSEYFESVFSAQLGDSGAADGGPADVGGATAAPGGGAGGSRELEMHTISSKVFGDILDFAYTSRIVVRLESFPELMTAAKFLLMRSVIEICQEVIKQSNVQILVPPARADIMLFRPPGTSDLGFPLDMTNGAALAANSNGIAGSMQPEEEAARAAGAAIAGQASLPVLPGVDRLPMVAGPLSPQLLTSPFPNVASSAPPLTGKRGRGRPRKANLLDSMFGSPGGLREAGILPCGLCGKVFTDANRLRQHEAQHGVTSLQLGYIDLPPPRLGENGLPISEDPDGPRKRSRTRKQVACEICGKIFRDVYHLNRHKLSHSGEKPYSCPVCGLRFKRKDRMSYHVRSHDGSVGKPYICQSCGKGFSRPDHLNGHIKQVHTSERPHKCQVWVGSSSGLPPLEPLPSDLPSWDFAQPALWRSSHSVPDTAFPLSLKKSFPALENLGPAHSSNALFCPAPPGYLRQGWTTPEGSRAFTQWPVG, encoded by the exons ATGGAGCGGGTGAACGACGCTTCCTGCGGCCCGTCTGGCTGCTACACATACCAGGTGAGCAGACACAGCACGGAGATGCTGCACAACCTGAACCAGCAGCGCAAAAACGGCGGGCGCTTCTGCGACGTGCTCCTGCGGGTAGGCGACGAGAGCTTTCCAGCGCACCGCGCCGTGCTGGCCGCCTGCAGCGAGTACTTTGAATCGGTGTTCAGCGCCCAGTTGGGCGACAGCGGAGCTGCGGACGGGGGTCCGGCTGATGTAGGTGGCGCGACGGCAGCCCCAGGCGGCGGGGCCGGGGGCAGCCGGGAGCTGGAGATGCACACTATCAGCTCCAAGGTATTTGGGGACATTCTGGACTTCGCCTACACTTCCCGCATCGTGGTGCGACTGGAGAGCTTTCCCGAACTCATGACGGCCGCCAAGTTCCTGCTGATGAGGTCGGTTATCGAGATCTGCCAGGAAGTCATCAAACAGTCCAACGTACAGATCCTGGTACCCCCTGCCCGCGCCGATATAATGCTCTTTCGCCCCCCTGGGACCTCGGACTTGGGCTTCCCTTTGGACATGACCAACGGGGCAGCCTTGGCAGCCAACAGCAATGGCATCGCGGGCAGCATGCAGCCAGAGGAGGAGGCAGCTCGGGCGGCTGGTGCAGCCATTGCAGGCCAAGCCTCCTTGCCTGTGTTACCTGGGGTGGACCGCTTGCCCATGGTGGCTGGACCCCTATCCCCACAACTGCTGACTTCCCCATTCCCCAATGTGGCATCCAGTGCCCCTCCCCTGACTGGCAAGCGAGGCCGGGGCCGCCCAAGGAAGGCCAACCTGCTGGACTCAATGTTTGGGTCCCCAGGGGGCCTAAGGGAGGCAGGCATCCTTCCATGCGGTCTGTGTGGGAAGGTGTTCACTGATGCCAACCGGCTCCGGCAGCATGAGGCCCAGCACGGTGTCACCAGCCTCCAGCTGGGCTACATCGACCTTCCTCCTCCGAGGCTGGGTGAGAATGGGCTACCCATCTCTGAAGACCCCGACGGCCCCCGAAAGAGGAGCCGGACCAGGAAGCAGGTGGCTTGTGAGATCTGCGGCAAGATCTTCCGTGATGTGTATCATCTCAACCGGCACAAGCTGTCCCACTCTGGGGAGAAGCCCTATTCGTGCCCCGTGTGTGGGCTGCGGTTCAAGAGAAAAGACCGCATGTCCTACCATGTGCGGTCCCATGATGGGTCCGTGGGCAAGCCTTACATCTGCCAGAGCTGTGGGAAAGGCTTCTCCAG GCCTGATCACTTGAACGGACATATCAAGCAGGTGCACACTTCTGAACGGCCTCACAAGTGTCAG GTGTGGGTTGGGAGCAGCAGCGGCCTGCCGCCCCTGGAACCTCTTCCTAGCGACCTGCCATCATGGGACTTTGCCCAGCCTGCTTTGTGGAGGTCGTCCCATTCGGTTCCTGACACCGCCTTTcccctttctctaaaaaaatcATTCCCAGCCCTTGAAAACCTGGGCCCAGCACACTCCAGCAACGCTCTCTTCTGCCCAGCCCCGCCGGGATATCTGAGGCAGGGCTGGACCACCCCAGAGGGCAGCAGGGCCTTTACCCAGTGGCCTGTTGGCTAG